The Bacillus sp. Y1 genome has a window encoding:
- a CDS encoding GtrA family protein produces the protein MLVRKPIVQKFMMYSLVGCICTCIYFLSMFILVERIGKEPIISSIISFVIMTLFSFILNMKFTFGGEFSKQKLVRFFIVASIGFTLNFVIMYTLVQVLSFHYLIGEIATTLTIPLVNFFLNHYWTFK, from the coding sequence ATGCTTGTTAGGAAACCCATTGTTCAAAAATTTATGATGTATAGCTTAGTTGGCTGCATTTGCACTTGTATCTATTTTCTTTCAATGTTTATATTGGTAGAGCGAATAGGTAAGGAGCCTATAATCTCTTCCATTATTTCATTTGTTATCATGACTCTTTTTTCTTTCATTCTTAATATGAAGTTTACTTTTGGCGGTGAGTTTTCAAAGCAGAAATTAGTGCGTTTCTTCATCGTAGCCTCTATCGGATTCACATTGAATTTTGTCATCATGTATACACTCGTCCAGGTACTCTCCTTTCATTATTTAATCGGAGAAATAGCTACCACGCTGACGATTCCACTCGTAAACTTTTTCTTGAATCATTATTGGACTTTTAAATAG
- a CDS encoding endonuclease MutS2: MNNHTFETLQFEVIKEEIAHYALTNQGKEKVLQLTPSFHLIQIQSWIDEVTEAVEIMKKSSSVPVHGLEGIDTLLNSINKGVALRADILMKLHEFLDCCGKMRRFMKDKEFMAPRVTSYIYSIDELPGLAEEINRCIRNGVVDDYASKELLKIRKQLAIQEERLKEKLQQIVRSSKLKTYLQESVISQRDGRYVIPVKKEYRQKVKGTVLDTSASGSTLFIEPEEVTTYQDQLTWIKMDEEAETQKILMYLTGLVEGKEQQIRLAVETMVHYDFLFAKAKFSRAIDGRSVSINESHFIELIEARHPLIGKNVVPLYFKLGAPENALVITGPNTGGKTVVIKTVGLLTLMAQAGLHLPVAEGSSVSIFQNILVDIGDGQSILENLSTFSSRIVNIIDILKEANDRTLVLLDELGSGTDPAEGMGLATAILEQLYKKGATLLATTHYSEIKEFADHQDGFINGSMEFDLDTLRPTYRLIIGKGGESQAFAIALKLGIHPKIIERAHQITYKEEKVYPESHVLLQEKIELEKQIIINKYQSREKVMKVSNPSVQKFNQGDNVIVSPENVFGIVYKGPDEKGNYIVQIKGEKGSYNHKRLTLHIEASELYPPDYDFDIIFQTKENRKLDKMLSKRHMEGQSINHKS; the protein is encoded by the coding sequence TTGAATAATCATACGTTTGAAACATTGCAATTTGAAGTGATTAAAGAGGAAATTGCCCATTATGCGTTAACCAACCAAGGAAAAGAAAAGGTGTTACAACTCACACCTTCCTTTCATTTAATACAAATCCAATCATGGATCGATGAGGTAACTGAAGCAGTGGAGATCATGAAAAAGAGCTCAAGTGTACCAGTTCACGGACTAGAAGGAATTGATACTTTACTAAATAGTATCAATAAAGGGGTTGCTCTTCGTGCTGACATATTAATGAAGCTTCATGAATTTTTAGATTGCTGTGGGAAAATGAGACGCTTTATGAAAGATAAGGAGTTTATGGCCCCTCGAGTCACAAGCTATATTTACTCCATTGATGAATTGCCTGGATTGGCAGAGGAAATTAATCGCTGTATCCGAAACGGAGTTGTGGACGATTACGCAAGTAAGGAATTACTTAAAATTAGAAAACAATTGGCAATACAAGAGGAGCGATTAAAAGAAAAACTTCAACAAATCGTCCGATCATCCAAACTAAAAACCTATTTGCAGGAAAGTGTTATCAGTCAAAGAGATGGAAGATACGTGATACCTGTGAAAAAGGAATATCGTCAAAAAGTAAAAGGGACGGTTCTAGATACTTCTGCCTCAGGATCGACGTTATTTATTGAGCCTGAAGAAGTTACCACTTACCAAGACCAACTTACCTGGATAAAGATGGATGAAGAAGCAGAAACTCAAAAGATTTTAATGTATCTTACCGGGTTAGTCGAAGGAAAAGAACAGCAAATCCGATTGGCAGTCGAAACAATGGTTCACTATGACTTTTTGTTTGCCAAGGCAAAGTTTAGCCGAGCAATCGATGGGAGAAGTGTATCCATAAACGAATCACACTTTATTGAATTAATTGAAGCAAGACATCCTTTAATAGGTAAGAATGTTGTCCCATTATACTTTAAGCTAGGTGCACCTGAAAATGCGTTAGTCATTACAGGTCCTAACACGGGTGGGAAAACGGTTGTCATAAAAACCGTTGGACTCTTAACACTAATGGCCCAAGCGGGTTTACACTTACCGGTTGCAGAAGGCAGTTCAGTGAGTATTTTTCAAAATATCTTAGTGGATATTGGGGATGGACAGAGTATTTTAGAAAACCTAAGTACCTTTAGTTCACGAATCGTAAATATTATTGACATTTTAAAAGAAGCCAATGATCGTACGTTAGTTTTATTGGATGAATTAGGTTCAGGAACTGATCCCGCTGAAGGAATGGGGCTTGCAACAGCAATCCTGGAGCAACTCTATAAGAAGGGAGCGACGTTATTAGCAACCACTCATTACAGTGAAATCAAAGAGTTTGCAGATCACCAGGATGGATTCATTAACGGATCGATGGAATTTGACTTAGACACTCTTCGTCCAACGTATCGTTTAATTATAGGAAAGGGAGGAGAGAGCCAAGCGTTTGCGATTGCGTTAAAGCTAGGTATTCACCCGAAAATCATCGAACGAGCTCATCAAATAACCTATAAAGAAGAAAAGGTGTATCCAGAATCGCATGTATTACTTCAGGAAAAAATAGAACTCGAGAAGCAAATCATAATCAATAAATATCAATCGAGAGAAAAAGTAATGAAAGTTTCAAATCCTTCAGTACAAAAGTTTAATCAGGGTGATAATGTCATCGTCTCTCCTGAAAATGTGTTTGGTATTGTGTATAAAGGTCCAGACGAAAAAGGGAACTACATTGTTCAAATAAAAGGAGAAAAGGGATCTTATAACCATAAGCGTTTAACCCTTCATATTGAAGCAAGTGAGTTGTATCCGCCAGATTATGATTTCGATATTATATTTCAAACAAAAGAAAATCGAAAGTTAGATAAAATGTTATCAAAGAGACATATGGAGGGACAAAGCATTAATCACAAAAGTTAA